The Arcobacter sp. F155 genome includes a region encoding these proteins:
- a CDS encoding Hpt domain-containing protein, whose translation VDKLGISENIANMIVNKFKKDITKDLEDLESLIENQEKEAIAQKAHYIKNSCLNVALDDICELLQELESDSISIEECVDLYKQINQKIKAII comes from the coding sequence TAGTAGATAAATTAGGTATCTCAGAAAATATAGCAAATATGATAGTAAATAAATTTAAAAAAGATATAACAAAAGATTTAGAAGATTTAGAGAGTTTAATTGAAAATCAAGAGAAAGAAGCAATAGCACAAAAGGCTCATTACATCAAAAACTCTTGTTTAAATGTCGCTTTAGATGATATCTGTGAATTACTACAAGAGTTGGAAAGTGATAGTATCTCTATAGAAGAGTGTGTAGATTTATATAAGCAGATAAATCAAAAGATAAAAGCTATTATATAG